In Vitis vinifera cultivar Pinot Noir 40024 chromosome 11, ASM3070453v1, a genomic segment contains:
- the LOC100251312 gene encoding accelerated cell death 11 has product MGVPLHRSIARAIVGKPPYLKVNDLNKGARADDTLETLIDREIEQNLAKKHYSSSRSLIRVKRSTIMLSVMFEQMVTRGGNSIVGAVSKSYEKPFAAYHGWATRTAVFASLPALPTRAKLMVA; this is encoded by the exons ATGGGTGTACCACTCCATAGGTCCATAGCACGGGCAATTGTGGGCAAGCCTCCATACCTAaag GTTAACGATCTTAACAAGGGGGCAAGAGCAGATGATACACTTGAAACTTTGATTGATAGAGAAATTGAGCAGAACTTAGCAAAGAAGCATTATAGCAGCTCAAGAAGCCTGATTAGAGTCAAGCGTTCAACCATCATGCTAAGTGTGATGTTCGAGCAGATGGTAACCAGAGG AGGGAACTCAATTGTGGGTGCGGTTTCAAAGTCATACGAGAAGCCCTTTGCTGCATACCATGGATGGGCTACCAGAACTGCCGTCTTTGCTTCACTGCCTGCCCTTCCTACAAGGGCCAAGCTTATGGTTGCATGA
- the LOC104880792 gene encoding probable disease resistance protein At4g27220, whose translation MALEIVCFVIHVGERLWSSATGPVSNLVNYRKNIKNLNDEVEKLEIIRSDNRLSERAAQMNGEEIKGEVQMWLNKSDAVRRGVERLNGEVDMNRTCFGGCCPDWISRYKLSKQAKKDAHTVRGLQGTGRFERVSLPGRRQLGIESTLSFGDFQAFESTKRAMDEVMVALKEDRVNIIGVYGMGGVGKTTMVKQVGANAHRDGLFQHVAMAVISQNPDLRKIQAQIADMLNLKLEEESEAGRAARLRERIMRGKSVLIILDDIWRRIDLSEIGIPSTGSDLDACKSKILLTTRLENVCHVMESQAKVPLNILSEQDSWTLFGRKAGRVVDSPDFHNVAQKIVKECGGLPIALVVVARALGDKDLDEWKEAARQLEMSKPTNLDDDGGVFKCIKLSYDYLKGNSTKPCFLICCLFPEDTDISIEDLVKYGLGQGLFQEANTIEEARGRARSVVKYLKACSLLLDSTEEGGVKMHDVVRDMAILLVSSEDNNAFMVQSGSALKVWPTKDSYEAYTAISLMSNEIEELPDGLVCPKLQTLLLQNNNDIQEIPDDFFGSFHSLRVLDLNGADIPSLPPSLGLLRSLRTLCLDCCQSITDISILGKLEKLEILSLRESYIEDLPEELAQLANLRMLDFTMSNNIKSIPPKVISSLSRLEEMYMQGSFADWGLLLEGTSSGANAGFDELTCLHRLNILKVDISDAECMPKTVRFDPNWVNFDICISRKLFTRFMNVHLSRVTAARSRALILDVTINTLPDWFNKVATERTEKLYYIECRGLDNILMEYDQGSLNGLKILLVQSCHQIVHLMDAVTYVPNRPLFPSLEELRVHNLDYLKEICIGQLPPGSLGNMKFLQVEQCNELVNGLLPANLLRRLESLEVLDVSGSYLEDIFRTEGLREGEVVVGKLRELKLDNLPELKNIWNGPTQLAIFHNLKILTVIKCKKLRNLFTYSVAQSLRYLEELWIEYCNGLEGVIGMHEGGDVVERIIFQNLKNLSLQNLPVLRSFYEGDARIECPSLEQLHVQGCPTFRNYSPYFHSTNQFQVNNEQHLLLLRKRLWEERTFLEENL comes from the exons ATGGCTTTGGAGATTGTGTGTTTCGTTATCCATGTTGGGGAGAGGCTGTGGTCTTCAGCGACTGGTCCAGTGAGTAATCTGGTGAACTataggaaaaatataaagaatctCAATGATGAAGTTGAGAAGCTAGAGATTATCAGAAGCGATAATCGACTTTCAGAGAGGGCCGCCCAGATGAATGGAGAAGAAATCAAAGGCGAGGTTCAGATGTGGCTGAACAAATCTGACGCTGTCCGCAGAGGGGTTGAGAGATTGAATGGTGAAGTCGACATGAACAGGACATGCTTCGGTGGGTGCTGTCCTGATTGGATATCGCGTTACAAGTTAAGCAAGCAAGCCAAGAAAGATGCACATACTGTTAGGGGGCTCCAAGGGACGGGAAGATTTGAAAGGGTTTCGCTCCCAGGACGACGGCAACTGGGAATCGAGTCGACGCTGTCATTTGGGGATTTTCAGGCATTTGAATCGACCAAAAGGGCGATGGATGAGGTCATGGTGGCCTTGAAAGAAGATCGGGTGAATATTATTGGGGTCTATGGAATGGGGGGTGTGGGCAAAACAACCATGGTGAAACAGGTGGGTGCAAATGCTCACAGAGATGGGCTGTTTCAGCATGTTGCAATGGCTGTGATATCCCAGAATCCGGATTTGAGGAAAATTCAAGCCCAAATTGCAGATATGTTGAACTTGAAGCTAGAAGAGGAGAGTGAAGCTGGGAGGGCAGCAAGGTTGAGGGAGAGGATAATGAGAGGCAAGAGTGTTCTCATAATCTTAGATGACATATGGAGAAGAATTGACTTATCTGAGATAGGAATTCCCAGTACTGGCAGTGACCTTGATGCCTGCAAATCCAAAATCTTACTGACCACAAGGCTTGAAAATGTGTGTCATGTCATGGAAAGCCAAGCAAAAGTCCCTCTGAATATTCTGTCTGAACAGGATTCTTGGACCTTGTTTGGGAGGAAAGCAGGGAGAGTAGTGGATTCTCCTGATTTTCATAATGTAGCACAGAAGATTGTCAAAGAATGTGGAGGCCTCCCAATTGCTCTGGTGGTTGTTGCTAGAGCATTAGGCGATAAGGACTTGGATGAATGGAAAGAAGCTGCAAGACAACTAGAAATGTCCAAGCCAACAAACCTGGATGATGATGGGGGTGTTTTCAAATGTATAAAACTGAGCTATGACTATTTGAAAGGCAATAGCACCAAACCATGTTTTCTGATTTGTTGTTTGTTTCCAGAGGACACGGACATCAGCATCGAAGACTTGGTGAAGTACGGATTGGGGCAAGGGCTGTTTCAAGAGGCCAACACAATCGAAGAGGCAAGAGGCAGAGCACGTTCTGTTGTCAAGTACCTCAAGGCTTGCAGTCTGTTGTTGGACAGCACAGAGGAGGGCGGTGTGAAAATGCATGACGTTGTCCGCGATATGGCTATACTACTCGTATCATCTGAAGACAATAATGCCTTTATGGTGCAATCTGGTAGCGCCTTAAAGGTGTGGCCGACAAAGGACAGCTATGAAGCCTACACAGCCATCTCACTCATGTCCAACGAAATCGAGGAGCTCCCTGATGGGCTAGTATGCCCCAAGCTTCAGACATTGTTATTACAGAATAACAATGATATACAAGAGATCCCAGATGACTTTTTTGGAAGCTTCCACTCCCTGAGAGTCTTAGACCTCAATGGTGCTGACATCCCATCACTACCCCCTTCGCTTGGACTCCTGAGAAGCCTTAGGACGCTATGCCTAGACTGCTGCCAGTCAATAACAGACATATCCATACTGGGGAAATTGGAGAAACTTGAGATTCTTAGTCTCAGAGAATCCTACATTGAGGATTTGCCAGAAGAACTGGCCCAGCTGGCCAATCTGAGGATGCTGGATTTCACTATGAGTAACAACATCAAATCAATTCCTCCTAAAGTGATATCAAGCTTGTCCAGGTTAGAAGAGATGTACATGCAGGGTAGCTTCGCAGACTGGGGTCTGCTGCTTGAAGGAACATCATCAGGAGCCAACGCCGGTTTTGATGAGCTAACGTGCTTGCATCGCTTAAATATCTTGAAGGTAGACATCTCTGATGCTGAGTGCATGCCTAAAACTGTGAGGTTTGATCCAAACTGGGTAAACTTTGATATATGCATAAGCAGGAAGCTGTTCACCCGGTTCATGAATGTGCATCTGTCAAGAGTTACAGCTGCTCGATCAAGAGCCTTGATTCTCGATGTCACCATCAATACCTTGCCAGACTGGTTCAACAAAGTGGCCACTGAAAGAACCGAGAAACTATACTACATAGAATGCAGGGGTCTAGACAACATTCTTATGGAATATGATCAAGGAAGCTTAAATGGCCTCAAGATCCTCCTTGTCCAGAGTTGCCATCAGATAGTACACCTCATGGATGCAGTAACATATGTTCCAAACAGACCTTTGTTCCCTAGCTTGGAAGAGCTGCGTGTTCACAATCTTGACTACTTGAAAGAGATCTGCATTGGGCAACTTCCGCCTGGATCGTTGGGGAACATGAAGTTCTTGCAGGTGGAGCAGTGCAATGAGCTGGTGAATGGGCTGCTGCCGGCTAATCTGTTGCGGAGACTAGAGAGTCTGGAAGTCCTTGATGTGAGTGGGAGCTATTTGGAAGACATATTTAGGACTGAAGGACTCAGGGAAGGAGAAGTTGTGGTGGGAAAGCTGAGAGAACTGAAACTGGATAATCTACCTGAACTGAAGAATATATGGAATGGCCCTACCCAGCTTGCAATATTCCACAATCTGAAGATTTTGACAGTGATAAAGTGCAAGAAACTGAGGAATCTATTCACATACAGTGTGGCTCAAAGTCTCAGATATCTGGAGGAGCTGTGGATTGAGTATTGCAATGGTTTGGAGGGAGTTATTGGGATGCATGAGGGTGGAGATGTAGTGGAGAGGATCATTTTCCAGAACTTGAAGAACTTGTCCTTGCAAAATCTTCCAGTGCTCAGAAGCTTTTATGAAGGAGATGCAAGAATTGAATGCCCATCCTTGGAACAACTGCATGTGCAGGGCTGCCCAACATTTAGGAATTACTCACCTTATTTCCACAGTACAAACCAATTCCAAGTAAACAATGAACAACACTTGCTCCTCCTGCGAAAAAG gTTGTGGGAGGAGAGAACTTTCCTAGAAGAAAATTTATGA
- the LOC100246175 gene encoding probable disease resistance protein At4g27220 translates to MALEIASFVIQVGERLWSSATGPVSNLVNYRKNIKNLNDEVEKLEIIRSDNRLSASAAQMNGEEIKGEVQMWLNKSDAVLRGVERLNGEVDMNRTCFGGCCPDWISRYKLSKQAKKDAHTVRELQGTGRFERVSLPGRRQLGIESTLSLGDFQAFESTKRAMDEVMVALKEDRVNIIGVYGMGGVGKTTMVKQVGANAHRDGLFQHVAMAVISQNPDLRKIQAQIADMLNLKLEEESEAGRAARLRERIMRGKSVLIILDDIWRRIDLSEIGIPSTGSDLDACKSKILLTTRLENVCHVMESQAKVPLNILSEQDSWTLFGRKAGRIVDSPDFHNVAQKIVKECGGLPIALVVVARALGDKDLDEWKEAARQLEMSKPTNLDDDGGVFKCIKLSYDYLKGNSTKPCFLICCLFPEDTDISIEDLVKYGLGQGLFQEANTIEEARGRARSVVKYLKACSLLLDSTEEGGVKMHDVVRDMAILLASSEEDNAFMVQSGSALKEWPTKDSYEAYTAISLMSNEIEELPDGLVCPKLQTLLLQNNNDIQEIPDDFFGSFHSLRVLDLNGADIPSLPPSLGLLRSLRTLCLDCCQSITDISILGKLEKLEILSLRESYIEDLPEELAQLANLRMLDFTMSNNIKSIPPKVISSLSRLEEMYMQGSFADWGLLLEGTSSGANAGFDELTCLHRLNILKVDISDAECMPKTVRFDPNWVNFDICINRKLFNRFMNVHLSRVTAARSRSLILDVTINTLPDWFNKVATERTEKLYYIKCRGLDNILMEYDQGSLNGLKILLVQSCHQIVHLMDAVTYIPNRPLFPSLEELRVHNLDYLKEICIGQLPPGSLGNMKFLQVEQCNELVNGLLPANLLRRLESLEVLDVSGSYLEDIFRTEGLREGEVVVGKLRELKRDNLPELKNIWYGPTQLAIFHNLKILTVIKCRKLRILFTYSVAQSLRHLEELWIEYCNGLEGVIGIHEGGDVVERIIFQNLKNLSLQNLPVLRSFYEGDARIECPSLEQLHVQGCPTFRNYTPYFHSRNQFQVNNEQHLLFLRKRLWEQRTFLEENL, encoded by the exons ATGGCTTTGGAGATTGCGAGTTTCGTTATCCAGGTTGGGGAGAGGCTGTGGTCTTCAGCGACTGGTCCAGTGAGTAATCTGGTGAACTataggaaaaatataaagaatctCAATGATGAAGTTGAGAAGCTAGAGATTATCAGAAGCGATAATCGACTTTCTGCGAGCGCCGCCCAGATGAATGGAGAAGAAATCAAAGGCGAGGTTCAGATGTGGCTGAACAAATCTGACGCTGTCCTAAGAGGGGTTGAGAGATTGAATGGTGAAGTCGACATGAACAGGACATGCTTCGGTGGGTGCTGTCCTGATTGGATATCGCGTTACAAGTTAAGCAAGCAAGCCAAGAAAGATGCACATACTGTTAGGGAGCTCCAAGGGACGGGAAGATTTGAAAGGGTTTCGCTCCCAGGGCGACGGCAACTGGGAATCGAGTCGACGCTGTCATTGGGGGATTTTCAGGCATTTGAATCGACCAAAAGGGCGATGGATGAGGTCATGGTGGCCTTGAAAGAAGATCGGGTGAATATTATTGGGGTCTATGGAATGGGGGGTGTGGGCAAAACAACCATGGTGAAACAGGTGGGTGCAAATGCTCACAGAGATGGGCTGTTTCAGCATGTTGCAATGGCTGTGATATCCCAGAATCCGGATTTGAGGAAAATTCAAGCCCAAATTGCAGATATGTTGAACTTGAAGCTAGAAGAGGAGAGTGAAGCTGGGAGGGCAGCAAGGTTGAGGGAGAGGATAATGAGAGGCAAGAGTGTTCTCATAATCTTAGATGACATATGGAGAAGAATTGACTTATCTGAGATAGGAATTCCCAGTACTGGCAGTGACCTTGATGCCTGCAAATCCAAAATCTTACTGACCACAAGGCTTGAAAATGTGTGTCATGTCATGGAAAGCCAAGCAAAAGTCCCTCTGAATATTCTGTCTGAACAGGATTCTTGGACCTTGTTTGGGAGGAAAGCAGGGAGAATCGTGGATTCTCCTGATTTTCATAATGTAGCACAGAAGATTGTCAAAGAATGTGGAGGCCTCCCAATTGCTCTGGTGGTTGTTGCTAGAGCATTAGGCGATAAGGACTTGGATGAATGGAAAGAAGCTGCAAGACAACTAGAAATGTCCAAGCCAACAAACCTTGATGATGATGGGGGTGTTTTCAAATGTATAAAACTGAGCTATGACTATTTGAAAGGCAATAGCACCAAACCATGTTTTCTGATTTGTTGTTTGTTTCCAGAGGACACGGACATCAGCATCGAAGACTTGGTGAAGTACGGATTGGGGCAAGGGCTGTTTCAAGAGGCCAACACAATCGAAGAGGCAAGAGGCAGAGCACGTTCTGTTGTCAAGTACCTCAAGGCTTGCAGTCTGTTGTTGGACAGCACAGAGGAGGGCGGTGTGAAAATGCATGACGTTGTCCGCGATATGGCTATACTACTCGCATCATCTGAAGAAGATAATGCCTTTATGGTGCAATCTGGTAGCGCCTTAAAAGAGTGGCCGACAAAGGACAGCTATGAAGCCTACACAGCCATCTCACTCATGTCCAACGAAATCGAGGAGCTCCCTGATGGACTAGTATGCCCAAAGCTCCAGACATTGTTATTACAGAATAACAATGATATACAAGAGATCCCAGATGACTTTTTTGGAAGCTTCCACTCCCTGAGAGTCTTAGACCTCAATGGTGCTGACATCCCATCACTACCCCCTTCGCTTGGACTCCTGAGAAGCCTTAGGACGCTATGCCTAGACTGCTGCCAGTCAATAACAGACATATCCATACTGGGGAAATTGGAGAAGCTTGAGATTCTTAGTCTCAGAGAATCCTACATTGAGGATTTGCCAGAAGAACTGGCCCAGCTGGCCAATCTGAGGATGCTGGATTTCACTATGAGTAATAACATCAAATCAATTCCTCCTAAAGTGATATCAAGCTTGTCCAGGTTAGAAGAGATGTACATGCAGGGTAGCTTCGCAGACTGGGGTCTGCTGCTTGAAGGAACATCATCAGGAGCCAACGCCGGTTTTGATGAGCTAACGTGCTTGCATCGCTTAAATATCTTGAAGGTAGACATCTCTGATGCTGAGTGCATGCCTAAAACTGTGAGGTTTGATCCAAACTGGGTAAACTTTGATATATGCATAAACAGGAAGCTGTTCAACCGGTTCATGAATGTGCATCTGTCAAGAGTTACAGCTGCTCGATCAAGATCCCTGATTCTCGATGTCACCATCAATACCTTGCCAGACTGGTTCAACAAAGTGGCCACTGAAAGAACCGAGAAACTATACTACATAAAATGCAGGGGTCTAGACAACATTCTTATGGAATATGATCAAGGAAGCCTAAATGGCCTCAAGATCCTCCTTGTCCAGAGTTGCCATCAGATAGTACACCTCATGGATGCAGTAACATATATTCCAAACAGACCTTTGTTCCCTAGCTTGGAAGAGCTGCGTGTTCACAATCTTGACTACTTGAAAGAGATCTGCATTGGGCAACTTCCGCCTGGATCGTTGGGGAACATGAAGTTCTTGCAGGTGGAGCAGTGCAATGAGCTGGTGAATGGGCTGCTGCCGGCTAATCTGTTGCGGAGACTAGAGAGTCTGGAAGTCCTTGATGTGAGTGGGAGCTATTTGGAAGACATATTTAGGACTGAAGGACTCAGGGAAGGAGAGGTTGTGGTGGGAAAGCTGAGAGAACTGAAACGGGATAATCTACCTGAACTGAAGAATATATGGTATGGCCCTACCCAGCTTGCAATATTCCACAATCTGAAGATTTTGACAGTGATAAAGTGCAGGAAGCTGAGGATTCTATTCACATACAGTGTGGCTCAAAGTCTCAGACATCTGGAGGAGCTGTGGATTGAGTATTGCAATGGTTTGGAGGGAGTTATTGGGATCCATGAGGGTGGAGATGTAGTGGAGAGGATTATTTTCCAGAACTTGAAGAACTTGTCCTTGCAAAATCTTCCAGTGCTCAGAAGCTTTTATGAAGGAGATGCAAGAATTGAATGCCCATCCTTGGAACAACTGCATGTGCAGGGCTGCCCAACATTTAGGAATTACACACCTTATTTCCACAGTAGAAACCAATTCCAAGTAAACAATGAACAACACTTGCTCTTCCTGCGAAAAAG GTTGTGGGAGCAGAGAACTTTCCTAGAAGAAAATTTATGA